The following are from one region of the Desulfitobacterium chlororespirans DSM 11544 genome:
- a CDS encoding late competence development ComFB family protein, giving the protein MYELKNHTEDVVQHVLKEYMQKFKLPCDCERCQADIKALTLNQLPSRYCVSLRGEILTHLELDSLPDKTRVLSAIVLAAKQVADTPSH; this is encoded by the coding sequence ATGTACGAATTAAAAAACCACACCGAAGATGTGGTGCAGCATGTCCTCAAAGAGTATATGCAAAAATTCAAACTACCTTGTGATTGTGAACGCTGCCAGGCCGATATCAAAGCCCTTACTTTAAATCAATTGCCGAGCAGGTACTGTGTTTCCCTCCGGGGGGAAATACTTACCCATTTGGAATTGGATTCCTTGCCGGACAAAACCCGGGTTCTTTCCGCTATTGTTCTGGCTGCCAAGCAGGTGGCGGATACGCCTTCACATTAA